A region of Corvus cornix cornix isolate S_Up_H32 chromosome 3, ASM73873v5, whole genome shotgun sequence DNA encodes the following proteins:
- the TRERF1 gene encoding transcriptional-regulating factor 1 isoform X2 codes for MGDQQLYKTNHTANNSENLYYEQHQMNSLPSLNHSYGTSVMDAPQASPLSPPFPQDSRDSIALPVGSKSLGSMDTSRQTSWTHSGSGNHVPARNNLNNQSAMWSPLGQGESHDGYQYSYPQPSENRSQKITSGVLHKLDSFTQVFANQNLRIQVNNMAQVLHTESSMVDNSGDSALRQLLSQKPVVEQQPVTSTVQRYQPVPQQTHQNFASTQQKQQMQVMQHQQLYYDYQQHLSQMQMHSALQQGQAHVPQMQSQQLLPQQMQHLQQPQYYAQPQQGHQRLSIQEIQQQQQQPARQQRQCPVQLAQYYQTQPVMQQLQQQQQQMQLPLPPYHREPDPKTMHEPHQYSQDPSHPVQLIQLGAVPQYCFQDPHEQYRHLYPQSLLQQQQDQQKQYLSESRVPSLNSHLGLTPPETAEDPTRQEINSIGNAVPHRTLLPPLGVHLNNKSSQQDSPSTTWPQVQLSDGRLQPLSPEQSGQNRETLPERADAKNKLMCSICLKEFKSLPALNGHMRSHGGVRASPNFKQDEGEKPPQQPLPKEVDGLAPIVMPVSVPVKLLSPEPSTQPSASTATVTDKPANSVSDDEMPVLVKMTYSPPCSPKVANPCSSSETSKKPHPSAVKLEENFKPLQDKKKYRHRPEPLFIPPPSFNLSMSHSGATLYQSQLRSPRVLGDHLLDRTHELPPYTPPPMLSPVRQGSGLFSSVITSHSTSHAQLPLTPLTPTPRVLLCRSNSIDGNVIPVTPGPGEQTVEPRINIGSRFQADIPELQDRLLMEKDVHKATLVWKPWPELENKVFQQRVEDLLNMSCSSVLPGGGTNSEYALHSLFEAKGDIMVALEKLLLRKPVRLKCHPLANYHYAGSDKWTHQERRLFKEALSTYSKDFIFVQRMVKSKTVAQCVEYYYTWKKILRLGRKHRTRLEKKRDECLTSGEEEVLEEDEEIEEDRKEEREMQKSPDPPAISLVGPIDLPAVQGLSLSSSSFICEMPNCGAVFSSRQALNGHARIHGGTNQVTKTRCTIPGTKQKSGTQSGYCSIKSSPAHSTTSGETDPTTIFPCKECGKVFFKIKSRNAHMKTHRQQEEQQRQKAQKAAVAAEMAATIARTTGPAGHSLIPLDHMSLVKHVENVGDIDDDVVPDLGDVMEENEVMDADLLLDDEDPDLLQDDAEL; via the exons ATGGGGGACCAGCAATTGTATAAAACTAATCATACTGCCAACAACAGTGAGAACTTGTACTACGAACAACACCAAATGAACTCCCTTCCATCTCTAAATCATAGCTATGGGACGTCTGTTATGGATGCTCCCCAGGCatcccccctctcccctccatTTCCCCAAGATTCAAGGGACAGTATAGCTTTGCCTGTAGGTTCAAAAAGTCTTGGGTCAATGGATACATCTAGACAAACCAGTTGGACACATTCTGGCTCAGGAAACCATGTCCCAGCGAGGAACAATTTGAATAATCAAAGCGCAATGTGGAGCCCCCTCGGGCAGGGGGAGTCCCATGACGGATACCAATATTCTTACCCCCAACCCAGTGAAAACCGATCGCAAAAAATTACCAGTGGGGTCCTGCACAAATTGGACTCCTTTACACAAGTATTTGCTAACCAAAATCTGAGAATTCAAGTCAACAACATGGCTCAGGTTCTGCACACCGAGTCTTCGATGGTGGATAATTCCGGTGACAGTGCgctcaggcagctgctgtcccaGAAGCCGGTGGTTGAGCAACAGCCTGTAACTTCCACCGTACAAAGATACCAACCAGTGCCACAGCAAACACACCAGAATTTTGCAAGCACACAGCAAAAACAACAAATGCAAGTCATGCAGCACCAACAGTTGTACTACGACTACCAGCAGCACTTATCACAGATGCAGATGCATTCTGCgctccagcagggacaggcGCACGTTCCGCAAATGCAGTCCCAGCAGCTCCTACCGCAACAGATGCAGCACTTGCAGCAGCCTCAGTACTAcgctcagccccagcagggaCACCAGCGGCTCTCGATCCAGGagatccagcagcagcagcagcagccagctcgGCAGCAGCGGCAGTGTCCAGTGCAGCTCGCTCAGTATTACCAAACACAACCTGTCATGCAGCagttacagcagcagcagcagcagatgcaaTTGCCGCTTCCTCCGTATCACAGGGAACCCGATCCAAAGACTATGCATGAACCACACCAGTACTCTCAGGATCCCAGTCATCCTGTGCAGCTTATCCAGTTGGGAGCAGTGCCTCAGTATTGCTTCCAAGATCCCCACGAACAGTACAGGCACTTGTACCCCCAGAGtttactgcagcagcagcaagatcAGCAGAAGCAATACCTGAGTGAGAGCAGAGTGCCATCCCTGAACTCCCACCTTGGCCTGACTCCACCAGAGACCGCCGAGGATCCCACACGGCAGGAGATTAATTCCATAGGGAATGCTGTCCCTCATCGAACTCTTTTGCCGCCCTTGGGAGTTCATCTGAACAACAAAAGCTCTCAGCAAGACTCTCCCAGCACCACATGGCCTCAG GTGCAACTGTCAGATGGCAGACTGCAGCCACTGTCCCCAGaacaaag tggCCAGAACAGAGAAACACTTCCTGAGAGAGCTGATGCGAAGAACAAGCTAATGTGTTCAATATGCTTGAAGGAATTTAAGAGTTTGCCTGCTCTAAATGGTCACATGAGGTCACACGGAGGAGTAAGAGCATCTCCTAACTTCAAACAG GATGAAGGAGAGAAACCACCACAGCAGCCGCTGCCTAAAGAGGTGGATGGCCTCGCGCCCATCGTCATGCCAGTGTCTGTCCCTGTAAAGCTTCTGTCACCTGAGCCCAGCACGCAgccctctgccagcactgccacagtCACAGACAAGCCTGCCAACTCTGTGTCAGATGACGAGATGCCCGTTCTCGTGAAGATGACTTACTCTCCACCGTGCAGTCCAAAAGTGGCCAACCCCTGCTCATCCTCT GAAACTAGCAAAAAGCCTCATCCAAGTGCTGTAAAATTGGAAGAAAACTTCAAACCGTTGCAGGACAAGAAGAAGTATCGGCACAGACCAGAACCTCTCTTCAtacctcctccttccttcaaCCTCAGCATGTCCCACTCTGGTGCCACTCTGTACCAGAGTCAGCTTCGCTCTCCCCGTGTTCTGGGCGATCACCTGCTGGACCGGACACATGAGCTGCCCCCCTACACTCCACCACCGATGCTCAGTCCCGTCCGGCAAGGGTCTGGTCTCTTCAGCAGTGTTATCACTTCTCACAGCACATCACATGCTCAGCTGCCTCTTACTCCATTGACTCCCACTCCACGGGTGCTCCTGTGTCGGTCTA ATAGTATTGATGGAAATGTCATTCCAGTGACGCCTGGACCTGGAGAACAGACTGTTGAACC GCGAATCAATATTGGGTCCAGGTTCCAGGCTGACattcctgagctgcaggacagaTTGTTAATGGAGAAAGATGTGCACAAGGCTACTTTGGTTTGGAAACCGTGGCCAGAACTGGAGAACAAAGTCTTCCAACAAAGAG TGGAAGACCTTTTAAATATGAGCTGTTCCAGTGTGTTACCTGGTGGAGGAACTAACTCAGAATACGCTTTGCACTCTCTCTTTGAAGCAAAAGGAGATATTATG GTTGCTcttgaaaagctgctgttgaGAAAGCCAGTGAGATTGAAGTGTCATCCTTTGGCAAATTACCACTACGCCG GCTCTGACAAATGGACACATCAAGAAAGGAGGCTGTTCAAAGAGGCATTGTCCACCTACAGCAAAGATTTCATATTTGTACAGAGAATG GTTAAATCTAAGACAGTTGCACAGTGTGTGGAATACTACTATACGTGGAAGAAAATCTTGCGTTTGGGACGGAAACACAGAACGCgcttagagaagaaaagagatgagTGCTTG ACAAGTGGAGAAGAGGAAGTGTTAGAGGAAGATGAGGAGATCGaagaagacagaaaggaagaaagggaaatgcaGAAGTCACCTGACCCACCAGCTATCTCTCTTGTTGGACCTATCGATCTGCCTGCTGTTCAGGGTCTTTCACTTTCTTCGTCCTCCTTCATCTGTGAAATGCCAAACTGTGGTGCT GTGTTCAGTTCCCGACAAGCGCTGAATGGCCACGCTCGCATTCACGGAGGTACGAACCAGGTGACGAAAACACGCTGCACCATTCCCGGCACTAAGCAGAAATCTGGTACGCAGAGCGGATACTGCTCCATCAAGAGCTCACCTGCCCACAGCACAACAAGTGGCGAGACTGACCCAACAACAATTTTTCCTTGCAAGGAGTGTGGCAA ggtcttttttaaaatcaaaagccGCAATGCTCATATGAAGACTCACAGACAACAAGAAgaacagcaaaggcagaaggctcagaaagctgctgtggcagcagaaatGGCAGCCACTATTGCAAGAACTACTGGGCCAGCTGGGCATAGTTTGATCCCCCTGGATCACATGAGTCTGGTTAAACATGTGGAAAATGTTGGTGACATTGATGACGATGTTGTTCCGGATCTGGGTGATGTCATGGAAGAGAATGAAGTTATGGATGCTGACCTCTTACTGGATGATGAAGATCCAGATCTACTGCAGGATGATGCTGAGTTGTAA
- the TRERF1 gene encoding transcriptional-regulating factor 1 isoform X4, with translation MGDQQLYKTNHTANNSENLYYEQHQMNSLPSLNHSYGTSVMDAPQASPLSPPFPQDSRDSIALPVGSKSLGSMDTSRQTSWTHSGSGNHVPARNNLNNQSAMWSPLGQGESHDGYQYSYPQPSENRSQKITSGVLHKLDSFTQVFANQNLRIQVNNMAQVLHTESSMVDNSGDSALRQLLSQKPVVEQQPVTSTVQRYQPVPQQTHQNFASTQQKQQMQVMQHQQLYYDYQQHLSQMQMHSALQQGQAHVPQMQSQQLLPQQMQHLQQPQYYAQPQQGHQRLSIQEIQQQQQQPARQQRQCPVQLAQYYQTQPVMQQLQQQQQQMQLPLPPYHREPDPKTMHEPHQYSQDPSHPVQLIQLGAVPQYCFQDPHEQYRHLYPQSLLQQQQDQQKQYLSESRVPSLNSHLGLTPPETAEDPTRQEINSIGNAVPHRTLLPPLGVHLNNKSSQQDSPSTTWPQVQLSDGRLQPLSPEQSGQNRETLPERADAKNKLMCSICLKEFKSLPALNGHMRSHGGVRASPNFKQETSKKPHPSAVKLEENFKPLQDKKKYRHRPEPLFIPPPSFNLSMSHSGATLYQSQLRSPRVLGDHLLDRTHELPPYTPPPMLSPVRQGSGLFSSVITSHSTSHAQLPLTPLTPTPRVLLCRSNSIDGNVIPVTPGPGEQTVEPRINIGSRFQADIPELQDRLLMEKDVHKATLVWKPWPELENKVFQQRVEDLLNMSCSSVLPGGGTNSEYALHSLFEAKGDIMVALEKLLLRKPVRLKCHPLANYHYAGSDKWTHQERRLFKEALSTYSKDFIFVQRMVKSKTVAQCVEYYYTWKKILRLGRKHRTRLEKKRDECLTSGEEEVLEEDEEIEEDRKEEREMQKSPDPPAISLVGPIDLPAVQGLSLSSSSFICEMPNCGAVFSSRQALNGHARIHGGTNQVTKTRCTIPGTKQKSGTQSGYCSIKSSPAHSTTSGETDPTTIFPCKECGKVFFKIKSRNAHMKTHRQQEEQQRQKAQKAAVAAEMAATIARTTGPAGHSLIPLDHMSLVKHVENVGDIDDDVVPDLGDVMEENEVMDADLLLDDEDPDLLQDDAEL, from the exons ATGGGGGACCAGCAATTGTATAAAACTAATCATACTGCCAACAACAGTGAGAACTTGTACTACGAACAACACCAAATGAACTCCCTTCCATCTCTAAATCATAGCTATGGGACGTCTGTTATGGATGCTCCCCAGGCatcccccctctcccctccatTTCCCCAAGATTCAAGGGACAGTATAGCTTTGCCTGTAGGTTCAAAAAGTCTTGGGTCAATGGATACATCTAGACAAACCAGTTGGACACATTCTGGCTCAGGAAACCATGTCCCAGCGAGGAACAATTTGAATAATCAAAGCGCAATGTGGAGCCCCCTCGGGCAGGGGGAGTCCCATGACGGATACCAATATTCTTACCCCCAACCCAGTGAAAACCGATCGCAAAAAATTACCAGTGGGGTCCTGCACAAATTGGACTCCTTTACACAAGTATTTGCTAACCAAAATCTGAGAATTCAAGTCAACAACATGGCTCAGGTTCTGCACACCGAGTCTTCGATGGTGGATAATTCCGGTGACAGTGCgctcaggcagctgctgtcccaGAAGCCGGTGGTTGAGCAACAGCCTGTAACTTCCACCGTACAAAGATACCAACCAGTGCCACAGCAAACACACCAGAATTTTGCAAGCACACAGCAAAAACAACAAATGCAAGTCATGCAGCACCAACAGTTGTACTACGACTACCAGCAGCACTTATCACAGATGCAGATGCATTCTGCgctccagcagggacaggcGCACGTTCCGCAAATGCAGTCCCAGCAGCTCCTACCGCAACAGATGCAGCACTTGCAGCAGCCTCAGTACTAcgctcagccccagcagggaCACCAGCGGCTCTCGATCCAGGagatccagcagcagcagcagcagccagctcgGCAGCAGCGGCAGTGTCCAGTGCAGCTCGCTCAGTATTACCAAACACAACCTGTCATGCAGCagttacagcagcagcagcagcagatgcaaTTGCCGCTTCCTCCGTATCACAGGGAACCCGATCCAAAGACTATGCATGAACCACACCAGTACTCTCAGGATCCCAGTCATCCTGTGCAGCTTATCCAGTTGGGAGCAGTGCCTCAGTATTGCTTCCAAGATCCCCACGAACAGTACAGGCACTTGTACCCCCAGAGtttactgcagcagcagcaagatcAGCAGAAGCAATACCTGAGTGAGAGCAGAGTGCCATCCCTGAACTCCCACCTTGGCCTGACTCCACCAGAGACCGCCGAGGATCCCACACGGCAGGAGATTAATTCCATAGGGAATGCTGTCCCTCATCGAACTCTTTTGCCGCCCTTGGGAGTTCATCTGAACAACAAAAGCTCTCAGCAAGACTCTCCCAGCACCACATGGCCTCAG GTGCAACTGTCAGATGGCAGACTGCAGCCACTGTCCCCAGaacaaag tggCCAGAACAGAGAAACACTTCCTGAGAGAGCTGATGCGAAGAACAAGCTAATGTGTTCAATATGCTTGAAGGAATTTAAGAGTTTGCCTGCTCTAAATGGTCACATGAGGTCACACGGAGGAGTAAGAGCATCTCCTAACTTCAAACAG GAAACTAGCAAAAAGCCTCATCCAAGTGCTGTAAAATTGGAAGAAAACTTCAAACCGTTGCAGGACAAGAAGAAGTATCGGCACAGACCAGAACCTCTCTTCAtacctcctccttccttcaaCCTCAGCATGTCCCACTCTGGTGCCACTCTGTACCAGAGTCAGCTTCGCTCTCCCCGTGTTCTGGGCGATCACCTGCTGGACCGGACACATGAGCTGCCCCCCTACACTCCACCACCGATGCTCAGTCCCGTCCGGCAAGGGTCTGGTCTCTTCAGCAGTGTTATCACTTCTCACAGCACATCACATGCTCAGCTGCCTCTTACTCCATTGACTCCCACTCCACGGGTGCTCCTGTGTCGGTCTA ATAGTATTGATGGAAATGTCATTCCAGTGACGCCTGGACCTGGAGAACAGACTGTTGAACC GCGAATCAATATTGGGTCCAGGTTCCAGGCTGACattcctgagctgcaggacagaTTGTTAATGGAGAAAGATGTGCACAAGGCTACTTTGGTTTGGAAACCGTGGCCAGAACTGGAGAACAAAGTCTTCCAACAAAGAG TGGAAGACCTTTTAAATATGAGCTGTTCCAGTGTGTTACCTGGTGGAGGAACTAACTCAGAATACGCTTTGCACTCTCTCTTTGAAGCAAAAGGAGATATTATG GTTGCTcttgaaaagctgctgttgaGAAAGCCAGTGAGATTGAAGTGTCATCCTTTGGCAAATTACCACTACGCCG GCTCTGACAAATGGACACATCAAGAAAGGAGGCTGTTCAAAGAGGCATTGTCCACCTACAGCAAAGATTTCATATTTGTACAGAGAATG GTTAAATCTAAGACAGTTGCACAGTGTGTGGAATACTACTATACGTGGAAGAAAATCTTGCGTTTGGGACGGAAACACAGAACGCgcttagagaagaaaagagatgagTGCTTG ACAAGTGGAGAAGAGGAAGTGTTAGAGGAAGATGAGGAGATCGaagaagacagaaaggaagaaagggaaatgcaGAAGTCACCTGACCCACCAGCTATCTCTCTTGTTGGACCTATCGATCTGCCTGCTGTTCAGGGTCTTTCACTTTCTTCGTCCTCCTTCATCTGTGAAATGCCAAACTGTGGTGCT GTGTTCAGTTCCCGACAAGCGCTGAATGGCCACGCTCGCATTCACGGAGGTACGAACCAGGTGACGAAAACACGCTGCACCATTCCCGGCACTAAGCAGAAATCTGGTACGCAGAGCGGATACTGCTCCATCAAGAGCTCACCTGCCCACAGCACAACAAGTGGCGAGACTGACCCAACAACAATTTTTCCTTGCAAGGAGTGTGGCAA ggtcttttttaaaatcaaaagccGCAATGCTCATATGAAGACTCACAGACAACAAGAAgaacagcaaaggcagaaggctcagaaagctgctgtggcagcagaaatGGCAGCCACTATTGCAAGAACTACTGGGCCAGCTGGGCATAGTTTGATCCCCCTGGATCACATGAGTCTGGTTAAACATGTGGAAAATGTTGGTGACATTGATGACGATGTTGTTCCGGATCTGGGTGATGTCATGGAAGAGAATGAAGTTATGGATGCTGACCTCTTACTGGATGATGAAGATCCAGATCTACTGCAGGATGATGCTGAGTTGTAA
- the TRERF1 gene encoding transcriptional-regulating factor 1 isoform X1, which produces MGDQQLYKTNHTANNSENLYYEQHQMNSLPSLNHSYGTSVMDAPQASPLSPPFPQDSRDSIALPVGSKSLGSMDTSRQTSWTHSGSGNHVPARNNLNNQSAMWSPLGQGESHDGYQYSYPQPSENRSQKITSGVLHKLDSFTQVFANQNLRIQVNNMAQVLHTESSMVDNSGDSALRQLLSQKPVVEQQPVTSTVQRYQPVPQQTHQNFASTQQKQQMQVMQHQQLYYDYQQHLSQMQMHSALQQGQAHVPQMQSQQLLPQQMQHLQQPQYYAQPQQGHQRLSIQEIQQQQQQPARQQRQCPVQLAQYYQTQPVMQQLQQQQQQMQLPLPPYHREPDPKTMHEPHQYSQDPSHPVQLIQLGAVPQYCFQDPHEQYRHLYPQSLLQQQQDQQKQYLSESRVPSLNSHLGLTPPETAEDPTRQEINSIGNAVPHRTLLPPLGVHLNNKSSQQDSPSTTWPQQVQLSDGRLQPLSPEQSGQNRETLPERADAKNKLMCSICLKEFKSLPALNGHMRSHGGVRASPNFKQDEGEKPPQQPLPKEVDGLAPIVMPVSVPVKLLSPEPSTQPSASTATVTDKPANSVSDDEMPVLVKMTYSPPCSPKVANPCSSSETSKKPHPSAVKLEENFKPLQDKKKYRHRPEPLFIPPPSFNLSMSHSGATLYQSQLRSPRVLGDHLLDRTHELPPYTPPPMLSPVRQGSGLFSSVITSHSTSHAQLPLTPLTPTPRVLLCRSNSIDGNVIPVTPGPGEQTVEPRINIGSRFQADIPELQDRLLMEKDVHKATLVWKPWPELENKVFQQRVEDLLNMSCSSVLPGGGTNSEYALHSLFEAKGDIMVALEKLLLRKPVRLKCHPLANYHYAGSDKWTHQERRLFKEALSTYSKDFIFVQRMVKSKTVAQCVEYYYTWKKILRLGRKHRTRLEKKRDECLTSGEEEVLEEDEEIEEDRKEEREMQKSPDPPAISLVGPIDLPAVQGLSLSSSSFICEMPNCGAVFSSRQALNGHARIHGGTNQVTKTRCTIPGTKQKSGTQSGYCSIKSSPAHSTTSGETDPTTIFPCKECGKVFFKIKSRNAHMKTHRQQEEQQRQKAQKAAVAAEMAATIARTTGPAGHSLIPLDHMSLVKHVENVGDIDDDVVPDLGDVMEENEVMDADLLLDDEDPDLLQDDAEL; this is translated from the exons ATGGGGGACCAGCAATTGTATAAAACTAATCATACTGCCAACAACAGTGAGAACTTGTACTACGAACAACACCAAATGAACTCCCTTCCATCTCTAAATCATAGCTATGGGACGTCTGTTATGGATGCTCCCCAGGCatcccccctctcccctccatTTCCCCAAGATTCAAGGGACAGTATAGCTTTGCCTGTAGGTTCAAAAAGTCTTGGGTCAATGGATACATCTAGACAAACCAGTTGGACACATTCTGGCTCAGGAAACCATGTCCCAGCGAGGAACAATTTGAATAATCAAAGCGCAATGTGGAGCCCCCTCGGGCAGGGGGAGTCCCATGACGGATACCAATATTCTTACCCCCAACCCAGTGAAAACCGATCGCAAAAAATTACCAGTGGGGTCCTGCACAAATTGGACTCCTTTACACAAGTATTTGCTAACCAAAATCTGAGAATTCAAGTCAACAACATGGCTCAGGTTCTGCACACCGAGTCTTCGATGGTGGATAATTCCGGTGACAGTGCgctcaggcagctgctgtcccaGAAGCCGGTGGTTGAGCAACAGCCTGTAACTTCCACCGTACAAAGATACCAACCAGTGCCACAGCAAACACACCAGAATTTTGCAAGCACACAGCAAAAACAACAAATGCAAGTCATGCAGCACCAACAGTTGTACTACGACTACCAGCAGCACTTATCACAGATGCAGATGCATTCTGCgctccagcagggacaggcGCACGTTCCGCAAATGCAGTCCCAGCAGCTCCTACCGCAACAGATGCAGCACTTGCAGCAGCCTCAGTACTAcgctcagccccagcagggaCACCAGCGGCTCTCGATCCAGGagatccagcagcagcagcagcagccagctcgGCAGCAGCGGCAGTGTCCAGTGCAGCTCGCTCAGTATTACCAAACACAACCTGTCATGCAGCagttacagcagcagcagcagcagatgcaaTTGCCGCTTCCTCCGTATCACAGGGAACCCGATCCAAAGACTATGCATGAACCACACCAGTACTCTCAGGATCCCAGTCATCCTGTGCAGCTTATCCAGTTGGGAGCAGTGCCTCAGTATTGCTTCCAAGATCCCCACGAACAGTACAGGCACTTGTACCCCCAGAGtttactgcagcagcagcaagatcAGCAGAAGCAATACCTGAGTGAGAGCAGAGTGCCATCCCTGAACTCCCACCTTGGCCTGACTCCACCAGAGACCGCCGAGGATCCCACACGGCAGGAGATTAATTCCATAGGGAATGCTGTCCCTCATCGAACTCTTTTGCCGCCCTTGGGAGTTCATCTGAACAACAAAAGCTCTCAGCAAGACTCTCCCAGCACCACATGGCCTCAG CAGGTGCAACTGTCAGATGGCAGACTGCAGCCACTGTCCCCAGaacaaag tggCCAGAACAGAGAAACACTTCCTGAGAGAGCTGATGCGAAGAACAAGCTAATGTGTTCAATATGCTTGAAGGAATTTAAGAGTTTGCCTGCTCTAAATGGTCACATGAGGTCACACGGAGGAGTAAGAGCATCTCCTAACTTCAAACAG GATGAAGGAGAGAAACCACCACAGCAGCCGCTGCCTAAAGAGGTGGATGGCCTCGCGCCCATCGTCATGCCAGTGTCTGTCCCTGTAAAGCTTCTGTCACCTGAGCCCAGCACGCAgccctctgccagcactgccacagtCACAGACAAGCCTGCCAACTCTGTGTCAGATGACGAGATGCCCGTTCTCGTGAAGATGACTTACTCTCCACCGTGCAGTCCAAAAGTGGCCAACCCCTGCTCATCCTCT GAAACTAGCAAAAAGCCTCATCCAAGTGCTGTAAAATTGGAAGAAAACTTCAAACCGTTGCAGGACAAGAAGAAGTATCGGCACAGACCAGAACCTCTCTTCAtacctcctccttccttcaaCCTCAGCATGTCCCACTCTGGTGCCACTCTGTACCAGAGTCAGCTTCGCTCTCCCCGTGTTCTGGGCGATCACCTGCTGGACCGGACACATGAGCTGCCCCCCTACACTCCACCACCGATGCTCAGTCCCGTCCGGCAAGGGTCTGGTCTCTTCAGCAGTGTTATCACTTCTCACAGCACATCACATGCTCAGCTGCCTCTTACTCCATTGACTCCCACTCCACGGGTGCTCCTGTGTCGGTCTA ATAGTATTGATGGAAATGTCATTCCAGTGACGCCTGGACCTGGAGAACAGACTGTTGAACC GCGAATCAATATTGGGTCCAGGTTCCAGGCTGACattcctgagctgcaggacagaTTGTTAATGGAGAAAGATGTGCACAAGGCTACTTTGGTTTGGAAACCGTGGCCAGAACTGGAGAACAAAGTCTTCCAACAAAGAG TGGAAGACCTTTTAAATATGAGCTGTTCCAGTGTGTTACCTGGTGGAGGAACTAACTCAGAATACGCTTTGCACTCTCTCTTTGAAGCAAAAGGAGATATTATG GTTGCTcttgaaaagctgctgttgaGAAAGCCAGTGAGATTGAAGTGTCATCCTTTGGCAAATTACCACTACGCCG GCTCTGACAAATGGACACATCAAGAAAGGAGGCTGTTCAAAGAGGCATTGTCCACCTACAGCAAAGATTTCATATTTGTACAGAGAATG GTTAAATCTAAGACAGTTGCACAGTGTGTGGAATACTACTATACGTGGAAGAAAATCTTGCGTTTGGGACGGAAACACAGAACGCgcttagagaagaaaagagatgagTGCTTG ACAAGTGGAGAAGAGGAAGTGTTAGAGGAAGATGAGGAGATCGaagaagacagaaaggaagaaagggaaatgcaGAAGTCACCTGACCCACCAGCTATCTCTCTTGTTGGACCTATCGATCTGCCTGCTGTTCAGGGTCTTTCACTTTCTTCGTCCTCCTTCATCTGTGAAATGCCAAACTGTGGTGCT GTGTTCAGTTCCCGACAAGCGCTGAATGGCCACGCTCGCATTCACGGAGGTACGAACCAGGTGACGAAAACACGCTGCACCATTCCCGGCACTAAGCAGAAATCTGGTACGCAGAGCGGATACTGCTCCATCAAGAGCTCACCTGCCCACAGCACAACAAGTGGCGAGACTGACCCAACAACAATTTTTCCTTGCAAGGAGTGTGGCAA ggtcttttttaaaatcaaaagccGCAATGCTCATATGAAGACTCACAGACAACAAGAAgaacagcaaaggcagaaggctcagaaagctgctgtggcagcagaaatGGCAGCCACTATTGCAAGAACTACTGGGCCAGCTGGGCATAGTTTGATCCCCCTGGATCACATGAGTCTGGTTAAACATGTGGAAAATGTTGGTGACATTGATGACGATGTTGTTCCGGATCTGGGTGATGTCATGGAAGAGAATGAAGTTATGGATGCTGACCTCTTACTGGATGATGAAGATCCAGATCTACTGCAGGATGATGCTGAGTTGTAA